One Methylocapsa sp. D3K7 DNA window includes the following coding sequences:
- a CDS encoding PilN domain-containing protein: MISYADIVEVCSRWVDRVAMTIVAGRQSLRTIPYVQLAEQQDGTFTVRSGPQGDVLDVPGPPVRLSGDRAGAEVAGLLDSVLRGAKVEVVLRPQRFMFRPLELPRRALDFLDGIVRAQIDRLTPWSADAAAFGWHSEVDPANDRIDVTIAATAKTLIAPFINAVAALGADTVILSAALPHPVGDVAAIKISEQKAGQAADARRLRRVLIGLAAGGSALASLSIAANAIVGGMFETQRDDVLRRVAERRALMQPGRNGASEAARALEQHKHEIPSTVIAIEALSQVLPDDTYLTELRILGDKMQIVGVTKDAPSLIRLIEQTSHFSKATFFAPTTRSVSEQTEHFHIEARIEPVYTPGL; encoded by the coding sequence ATGATTTCATACGCGGACATTGTCGAAGTCTGCTCCCGCTGGGTCGATCGTGTAGCCATGACGATTGTCGCGGGCCGCCAGTCGTTGCGAACGATACCTTACGTCCAGCTCGCCGAACAGCAAGATGGCACGTTCACGGTCCGGAGTGGCCCGCAGGGTGACGTTCTGGATGTGCCCGGCCCCCCGGTCCGTCTCTCCGGCGATCGTGCCGGCGCCGAGGTTGCCGGCCTGCTTGACTCCGTCTTGCGCGGCGCAAAAGTCGAGGTCGTCCTGCGACCCCAGCGTTTCATGTTCCGGCCGCTCGAATTGCCGCGCCGCGCCTTGGATTTTCTCGACGGGATTGTCCGCGCTCAGATCGACCGGTTGACGCCCTGGAGCGCAGACGCCGCCGCCTTTGGCTGGCATTCGGAGGTGGATCCCGCCAACGACCGGATTGATGTGACGATCGCCGCGACGGCCAAAACGCTGATCGCGCCCTTTATCAACGCGGTCGCCGCACTCGGCGCCGATACGGTCATCCTCTCGGCCGCCCTGCCGCATCCGGTGGGAGATGTCGCCGCCATCAAGATTAGCGAGCAAAAAGCAGGACAGGCCGCCGATGCACGCCGCCTCCGGCGCGTCTTGATCGGGCTTGCCGCGGGCGGGAGCGCGCTCGCCTCGCTGTCGATCGCTGCAAATGCCATCGTGGGGGGGATGTTTGAAACGCAACGCGACGATGTTCTGCGCCGTGTCGCGGAGCGACGGGCCTTGATGCAACCGGGCCGCAACGGGGCGAGCGAAGCGGCGCGCGCGCTGGAACAGCACAAGCACGAAATACCCTCGACTGTCATCGCCATCGAAGCCTTATCGCAGGTTTTACCCGATGATACCTATCTGACCGAGCTGCGAATTCTCGGCGATAAGATGCAGATCGTGGGCGTCACCAAGGACGCGCCCTCCCTCATTCGCCTGATCGAACAAACCTCGCATTTCAGCAAAGCGACGTTTTTCGCCCCGACGACGCGGTCGGTTTCGGAGCAAACCGAGCATTTTCATATCGAGGCTCGAATCGAGCCGGTTTATACGCCAGGCCTGTGA
- the gspM gene encoding type II secretion system protein GspM codes for MNLPFKDVLDRAHPIHKLFTREHVVPLAVYLALLTSLLIVIWLALAGLASDYAEYAAATDILDQLEGRKPATGLAYGAGKSGSPFLEGRTVTIAGAALQHRVDAAVNEAGGNVLSSQVDLQGSDTRQGYVRLSANLEIDQSNLQQLLYELETGMPFLFIDQLVVQMPQSAGRFDTGSETPRMRVQIDVSGQWQVSK; via the coding sequence ATGAACCTGCCTTTCAAGGATGTCCTCGACCGCGCGCATCCGATCCATAAGTTGTTCACCCGCGAACACGTCGTGCCGCTTGCCGTCTATCTGGCACTGCTGACGAGTCTCTTGATCGTCATTTGGCTCGCGCTTGCAGGTCTTGCCAGCGATTATGCGGAATACGCCGCTGCCACCGATATCCTCGACCAGCTTGAGGGCCGCAAACCCGCGACGGGCCTGGCTTATGGCGCGGGCAAGTCCGGTTCGCCTTTTCTGGAAGGGCGGACCGTGACAATCGCCGGCGCCGCGCTGCAACATCGGGTGGATGCCGCGGTCAATGAGGCGGGCGGCAATGTGCTGTCATCGCAGGTCGATCTGCAAGGTTCGGACACCAGGCAGGGCTATGTGCGGCTTTCGGCGAATCTTGAGATCGATCAAAGCAATTTGCAGCAATTGCTTTATGAGTTAGAAACGGGGATGCCGTTTCTCTTTATCGACCAACTCGTGGTACAAATGCCGCAATCGGCGGGAAGATTTGACACCGGAAGTGAAACACCTCGGATGCGCGTGCAAATCGACGTTTCGGGGCAATGGCAGGTAAGCAAATGA